Below is a genomic region from Candidatus Neomarinimicrobiota bacterium.
CGGCCGGGCATTTAATACGGTCAGGAGCGCTTTATGATCCCCCTTGAAGTCCGGTATCAGCACCTCAACTCTGATTCCGGGTGAGAGTTCCCTGACCTTACTGATAGTTTCGGCAAATATTTCTGCCCCCCCGTCGGGAAGCTCATCTCTGTTAACGGAGGTGATCACAGCATAATTCAGTCCCATTCTCCTTACAGCTTCGGCAACCCGTCGCGGCTCGTCAAGGTCAAGGGTCGTCGGTTTTCCTGTTTTCACGTTACAAAACCCGCACGACCTCGTGCAGATATCCCCGAGTATCATAAACGTTGCCGTTCCGCTCCCCCAGCACTCAGCCATGTTCGGGCAGCGTGCGTCTTCACAAACCGTGTTTAGATCTGATTCCTCCACTATCCGTTTGGTTCGGGTGTACCCCTCGCCCGAAGGCAGACGAACCTTAAGCCAGTCGGGTCTCGCTACGTGATTATGTGATGTTCTGTAAGTCAGAACAGGCAAATCAGATACCCGTCATCGGATCAAATTCGGATAATATTGATGAAACTCGTTCAAGAAATTTCGCTCCATCGGCGCCATCAACTATCCTGTGGTCAAAACCGATTGTCAGATACATTATCCTTCTCCTTTTTCTTCCTTCTTTGACCCCTCCCTCCTG
It encodes:
- the lipA gene encoding lipoyl synthase, coding for MPVLTYRTSHNHVARPDWLKVRLPSGEGYTRTKRIVEESDLNTVCEDARCPNMAECWGSGTATFMILGDICTRSCGFCNVKTGKPTTLDLDEPRRVAEAVRRMGLNYAVITSVNRDELPDGGAEIFAETISKVRELSPGIRVEVLIPDFKGDHKALLTVLNARPDVLNHNIETVPRLYRKVRPQANYRQSLELIKRAKNFGAVTKSGMMVGLGERFDEILEVISDLKSHGCDILTVGQYLQPSKRHLPVERFVHPLEFAELKAYGLISGFATVESGPLVRSSYHAENASANFA
- a CDS encoding 2-oxo acid dehydrogenase subunit E2, translated to QEGGVKEGRKRRRIMYLTIGFDHRIVDGADGAKFLERVSSILSEFDPMTGI